In one window of Denticeps clupeoides chromosome 2, fDenClu1.1, whole genome shotgun sequence DNA:
- the qki2 gene encoding protein quaking-B isoform X1, translated as MVGEMEAKEKPKPSPDYLMQLMNDKKLMSSLPNFCGIFNHLERLLDEEIGRVRKDMYNDTLNGSSAEKRSSELPDAVGPVAQLQEKLYVPVKEFPDFNFVGRILGPRGLTAKQLEAETGCKIMVRGKGSMRDKKKEEQNRGKPNWEHLNEDLHVLITVEDSQNRAEIKLRRAVEEVKKLLVPAAEGEDSLKKMQLMELAILNGTYRDANIKSPALAFSLAASAQAPRIITGPAPVMPAAALRTPAPAGPTLMPLIRQIQTSALMPAGTPHPATLVPQAPESGIIYAPYEYPYALAPATSILEYPIDSTGVLGAVATKVRRQDMRIHPYQRVVTTDRGQFSSSVDEFSTSCVCVCVLCSVCPQSTCGASCDVCRHAPSFIKPLYDHSIDRFIPATKTQLYEWPCVAAAGSPYLGLCGRGYNVHINVC; from the exons ATGGTGGGCGAGATGGAAGCGAAGGAGAAGCCGAAGCCGAGTCCGGACTACCTGATGCAGCTGATGAACGACAAGAAGCTGATGAGCAGCCTGCCCAACTTCTGCGGCATCTTCAACCACCTGGAGCGGCTGCTGGACGAGG AAATCGGCCGCGTACGGAAGGACATGTACAACGACACGCTGAACGGCAGCAGCGCGGAGAAGCGCAGCTCGGAGCTGCCCGACGCCGTGGGGCCCGTCGCCCAGCTGCAGGAGAAGCTCTACGTGCCGGTGAAGGAGTTCCCCGAC tttaACTTTGTGGGCCGAATCTTGGGCCCCCGGGGCCTGACCGCGAAGCAGCTGGAGGCCGAGACGGGCTGCAAGATCATGGTGAGGGGGAAAGGATCCATGAGGGACAAGAAGAAG GAGGAGCAGAACCGGGGGAAGCCGAACTGGGAGCACCTGAATGAGGACCTGCACGTTCTCATCACGGTGGAGGACTCGCAGAACCGCGCCGAGATCAAGCTGAGGCGGGCCgtggaggaggtgaagaagCTCCTGGTTCCTGCG gctgAGGGCGAGGACAGCCTGAAGAAGATGCAGTTGATGGAGCTGGCCATCCTGAACGGCACATACCGGGACGCCAACATCAAGTCAC caGCCTTGGCATTTTCTTTGGCAGCCTCCGCCCAGGCGCCCCGCATCATCACCGGCCCCGCCCCCGTGATGCCCGCCGCCGCCCTGCGCACCCCTGCCCCCGCCGGCCCCACCCTCATGCCCCTCATCCGACAGATCCAGACCTCCGCCCTCATGCCTGCGGGCACGCCCCACCCGGCCACCCTGGTCCCCCAGGCCCCCGAGTCCGGGATCATCTACGCCCCGTACGAGTATCCCTACGCCCTGGCACCTGCCACCTCCATTCTGGAGTACCCCATAGACTCCACTGGGGTGttag GTGCGGTGGCTACTAAAGTAAGGAGGCAAGATATGCGAATTCATCCTTATCAGAGAGTAGTGACCACAGATAGAGGTCAGTTTAGCTCCAGTGTTGATGAATTTtccacttcctgtgtgtgtgtgtgtgtgttgtgttccgTGTGTCCGCAGTCTACATGTGGTGCATCATGTGACGTGTGTCGTCACGCGCCGTCATTCATAAAGCCGCTTTACGATCATTCGATCGATCGATTCATTCCTGCTACAAAAACGCAGCTTTATGAATGGCCATGCGTGGCGGCTGCAGGTTCACCATATCTGGGgttgtgtgggcggggctatAATGTTCACATCAATGTCTGTTAG
- the qki2 gene encoding protein quaking-B isoform X4, with product MVGEMEAKEKPKPSPDYLMQLMNDKKLMSSLPNFCGIFNHLERLLDEEIGRVRKDMYNDTLNGSSAEKRSSELPDAVGPVAQLQEKLYVPVKEFPDFNFVGRILGPRGLTAKQLEAETGCKIMVRGKGSMRDKKKEEQNRGKPNWEHLNEDLHVLITVEDSQNRAEIKLRRAVEEVKKLLVPAAEGEDSLKKMQLMELAILNGTYRDANIKSPALAFSLAASAQAPRIITGPAPVMPAAALRTPAPAGPTLMPLIRQIQTSALMPAGTPHPATLVPQAPESGIIYAPYEYPYALAPATSILEYPIDSTGVLGAVATKVRRQDMRIHPYQRVVTTDRAATGN from the exons ATGGTGGGCGAGATGGAAGCGAAGGAGAAGCCGAAGCCGAGTCCGGACTACCTGATGCAGCTGATGAACGACAAGAAGCTGATGAGCAGCCTGCCCAACTTCTGCGGCATCTTCAACCACCTGGAGCGGCTGCTGGACGAGG AAATCGGCCGCGTACGGAAGGACATGTACAACGACACGCTGAACGGCAGCAGCGCGGAGAAGCGCAGCTCGGAGCTGCCCGACGCCGTGGGGCCCGTCGCCCAGCTGCAGGAGAAGCTCTACGTGCCGGTGAAGGAGTTCCCCGAC tttaACTTTGTGGGCCGAATCTTGGGCCCCCGGGGCCTGACCGCGAAGCAGCTGGAGGCCGAGACGGGCTGCAAGATCATGGTGAGGGGGAAAGGATCCATGAGGGACAAGAAGAAG GAGGAGCAGAACCGGGGGAAGCCGAACTGGGAGCACCTGAATGAGGACCTGCACGTTCTCATCACGGTGGAGGACTCGCAGAACCGCGCCGAGATCAAGCTGAGGCGGGCCgtggaggaggtgaagaagCTCCTGGTTCCTGCG gctgAGGGCGAGGACAGCCTGAAGAAGATGCAGTTGATGGAGCTGGCCATCCTGAACGGCACATACCGGGACGCCAACATCAAGTCAC caGCCTTGGCATTTTCTTTGGCAGCCTCCGCCCAGGCGCCCCGCATCATCACCGGCCCCGCCCCCGTGATGCCCGCCGCCGCCCTGCGCACCCCTGCCCCCGCCGGCCCCACCCTCATGCCCCTCATCCGACAGATCCAGACCTCCGCCCTCATGCCTGCGGGCACGCCCCACCCGGCCACCCTGGTCCCCCAGGCCCCCGAGTCCGGGATCATCTACGCCCCGTACGAGTATCCCTACGCCCTGGCACCTGCCACCTCCATTCTGGAGTACCCCATAGACTCCACTGGGGTGttag GTGCGGTGGCTACTAAAGTAAGGAGGCAAGATATGCGAATTCATCCTTATCAGAGAGTAGTGACCACAGATAGAG
- the qki2 gene encoding protein quaking-B isoform X2, with the protein MVGEMEAKEKPKPSPDYLMQLMNDKKLMSSLPNFCGIFNHLERLLDEEIGRVRKDMYNDTLNGSSAEKRSSELPDAVGPVAQLQEKLYVPVKEFPDFNFVGRILGPRGLTAKQLEAETGCKIMVRGKGSMRDKKKEEQNRGKPNWEHLNEDLHVLITVEDSQNRAEIKLRRAVEEVKKLLVPAAEGEDSLKKMQLMELAILNGTYRDANIKSPLAFSLAASAQAPRIITGPAPVMPAAALRTPAPAGPTLMPLIRQIQTSALMPAGTPHPATLVPQAPESGIIYAPYEYPYALAPATSILEYPIDSTGVLGAVATKVRRQDMRIHPYQRVVTTDRGQFSSSVDEFSTSCVCVCVLCSVCPQSTCGASCDVCRHAPSFIKPLYDHSIDRFIPATKTQLYEWPCVAAAGSPYLGLCGRGYNVHINVC; encoded by the exons ATGGTGGGCGAGATGGAAGCGAAGGAGAAGCCGAAGCCGAGTCCGGACTACCTGATGCAGCTGATGAACGACAAGAAGCTGATGAGCAGCCTGCCCAACTTCTGCGGCATCTTCAACCACCTGGAGCGGCTGCTGGACGAGG AAATCGGCCGCGTACGGAAGGACATGTACAACGACACGCTGAACGGCAGCAGCGCGGAGAAGCGCAGCTCGGAGCTGCCCGACGCCGTGGGGCCCGTCGCCCAGCTGCAGGAGAAGCTCTACGTGCCGGTGAAGGAGTTCCCCGAC tttaACTTTGTGGGCCGAATCTTGGGCCCCCGGGGCCTGACCGCGAAGCAGCTGGAGGCCGAGACGGGCTGCAAGATCATGGTGAGGGGGAAAGGATCCATGAGGGACAAGAAGAAG GAGGAGCAGAACCGGGGGAAGCCGAACTGGGAGCACCTGAATGAGGACCTGCACGTTCTCATCACGGTGGAGGACTCGCAGAACCGCGCCGAGATCAAGCTGAGGCGGGCCgtggaggaggtgaagaagCTCCTGGTTCCTGCG gctgAGGGCGAGGACAGCCTGAAGAAGATGCAGTTGATGGAGCTGGCCATCCTGAACGGCACATACCGGGACGCCAACATCAAGTCAC CCTTGGCATTTTCTTTGGCAGCCTCCGCCCAGGCGCCCCGCATCATCACCGGCCCCGCCCCCGTGATGCCCGCCGCCGCCCTGCGCACCCCTGCCCCCGCCGGCCCCACCCTCATGCCCCTCATCCGACAGATCCAGACCTCCGCCCTCATGCCTGCGGGCACGCCCCACCCGGCCACCCTGGTCCCCCAGGCCCCCGAGTCCGGGATCATCTACGCCCCGTACGAGTATCCCTACGCCCTGGCACCTGCCACCTCCATTCTGGAGTACCCCATAGACTCCACTGGGGTGttag GTGCGGTGGCTACTAAAGTAAGGAGGCAAGATATGCGAATTCATCCTTATCAGAGAGTAGTGACCACAGATAGAGGTCAGTTTAGCTCCAGTGTTGATGAATTTtccacttcctgtgtgtgtgtgtgtgtgttgtgttccgTGTGTCCGCAGTCTACATGTGGTGCATCATGTGACGTGTGTCGTCACGCGCCGTCATTCATAAAGCCGCTTTACGATCATTCGATCGATCGATTCATTCCTGCTACAAAAACGCAGCTTTATGAATGGCCATGCGTGGCGGCTGCAGGTTCACCATATCTGGGgttgtgtgggcggggctatAATGTTCACATCAATGTCTGTTAG
- the qki2 gene encoding protein quaking-B isoform X3, whose protein sequence is MYNDTLNGSSAEKRSSELPDAVGPVAQLQEKLYVPVKEFPDFNFVGRILGPRGLTAKQLEAETGCKIMVRGKGSMRDKKKEEQNRGKPNWEHLNEDLHVLITVEDSQNRAEIKLRRAVEEVKKLLVPAAEGEDSLKKMQLMELAILNGTYRDANIKSPALAFSLAASAQAPRIITGPAPVMPAAALRTPAPAGPTLMPLIRQIQTSALMPAGTPHPATLVPQAPESGIIYAPYEYPYALAPATSILEYPIDSTGVLGAVATKVRRQDMRIHPYQRVVTTDRGQFSSSVDEFSTSCVCVCVLCSVCPQSTCGASCDVCRHAPSFIKPLYDHSIDRFIPATKTQLYEWPCVAAAGSPYLGLCGRGYNVHINVC, encoded by the exons ATGTACAACGACACGCTGAACGGCAGCAGCGCGGAGAAGCGCAGCTCGGAGCTGCCCGACGCCGTGGGGCCCGTCGCCCAGCTGCAGGAGAAGCTCTACGTGCCGGTGAAGGAGTTCCCCGAC tttaACTTTGTGGGCCGAATCTTGGGCCCCCGGGGCCTGACCGCGAAGCAGCTGGAGGCCGAGACGGGCTGCAAGATCATGGTGAGGGGGAAAGGATCCATGAGGGACAAGAAGAAG GAGGAGCAGAACCGGGGGAAGCCGAACTGGGAGCACCTGAATGAGGACCTGCACGTTCTCATCACGGTGGAGGACTCGCAGAACCGCGCCGAGATCAAGCTGAGGCGGGCCgtggaggaggtgaagaagCTCCTGGTTCCTGCG gctgAGGGCGAGGACAGCCTGAAGAAGATGCAGTTGATGGAGCTGGCCATCCTGAACGGCACATACCGGGACGCCAACATCAAGTCAC caGCCTTGGCATTTTCTTTGGCAGCCTCCGCCCAGGCGCCCCGCATCATCACCGGCCCCGCCCCCGTGATGCCCGCCGCCGCCCTGCGCACCCCTGCCCCCGCCGGCCCCACCCTCATGCCCCTCATCCGACAGATCCAGACCTCCGCCCTCATGCCTGCGGGCACGCCCCACCCGGCCACCCTGGTCCCCCAGGCCCCCGAGTCCGGGATCATCTACGCCCCGTACGAGTATCCCTACGCCCTGGCACCTGCCACCTCCATTCTGGAGTACCCCATAGACTCCACTGGGGTGttag GTGCGGTGGCTACTAAAGTAAGGAGGCAAGATATGCGAATTCATCCTTATCAGAGAGTAGTGACCACAGATAGAGGTCAGTTTAGCTCCAGTGTTGATGAATTTtccacttcctgtgtgtgtgtgtgtgtgttgtgttccgTGTGTCCGCAGTCTACATGTGGTGCATCATGTGACGTGTGTCGTCACGCGCCGTCATTCATAAAGCCGCTTTACGATCATTCGATCGATCGATTCATTCCTGCTACAAAAACGCAGCTTTATGAATGGCCATGCGTGGCGGCTGCAGGTTCACCATATCTGGGgttgtgtgggcggggctatAATGTTCACATCAATGTCTGTTAG